Proteins from a genomic interval of Pseudomonadota bacterium:
- a CDS encoding AMP-binding protein produces MIPSYDEPLISGFERACEKYPDHPAIIYIGEKFSYKRLKELIDRFATALYDLGVRQNDKVMLYIPNCPQFLIGYFGAQRIGAIPVTVSPIYTPYEISYLINDAGAETVVCQDTNFRYIEEVFPKTCLKRAIVTNLVDLLPWYKRTVGAMFDKVPKGVVKWDGNVYSFRKAIHDYPPQPPEVNIKPNEHLCYILYTGGTTGFPKGCPSTHTGMVSFVQEVRALGEGYISEGNDVLIMVNPLFHQLAQGVILGMVLTKGNTAVLMPTPQVDAILEAIERNRATLFLGAPTLYRMILENDRLKFYDLSSLKYCWSGGDVLPSEVYNRWKQKFGLPIRQIFGSTEVGFVAVSPMDKEPVPGSLGFPLPSRQVKIVDPDTLEPVPPNMAGELLVTSDYIPKGYWNKPEETAEAYVELDGKIWYRMKDFVRMDDEGQIYYMDRSADVIKHKGFRVSCSEIESVLQDHPAVVGACVIGVPDEKVGERIKAVVVLKQDARGVGGTDLTKWCRDRLAAYKIPSYIEFRDMLPKSKVGKLL; encoded by the coding sequence ATGATACCATCATATGACGAACCGCTCATCAGCGGATTCGAGCGAGCTTGCGAGAAATATCCTGATCACCCGGCCATCATTTACATTGGTGAGAAATTTTCCTATAAACGACTGAAAGAGTTGATTGACCGATTTGCCACGGCCCTGTACGATCTGGGTGTAAGGCAGAACGATAAGGTAATGCTGTATATCCCGAATTGTCCGCAATTCCTCATCGGATATTTCGGCGCTCAGCGAATCGGCGCTATCCCGGTAACGGTTTCCCCTATTTATACGCCTTATGAAATCAGTTACCTTATCAACGATGCGGGCGCTGAGACGGTTGTATGTCAGGACACGAATTTCAGGTATATTGAAGAGGTTTTTCCAAAAACCTGCCTCAAGAGGGCTATTGTCACAAATCTTGTTGATTTACTTCCCTGGTATAAAAGAACAGTTGGCGCCATGTTTGATAAGGTGCCCAAGGGTGTTGTGAAATGGGATGGAAATGTATACTCCTTCAGAAAAGCAATCCACGACTATCCACCCCAACCCCCTGAAGTAAATATCAAACCGAACGAACACCTCTGCTATATACTGTACACCGGTGGCACAACAGGCTTCCCAAAGGGATGTCCTTCCACCCATACCGGGATGGTCTCGTTTGTTCAGGAAGTTCGTGCATTAGGGGAAGGCTATATTTCTGAAGGCAACGATGTGCTCATTATGGTAAATCCTCTTTTCCACCAGTTGGCACAAGGGGTTATCCTGGGGATGGTTTTAACCAAAGGAAATACCGCTGTATTGATGCCCACTCCTCAGGTTGATGCAATTTTAGAAGCTATCGAGAGGAACAGGGCAACCCTATTTCTCGGAGCCCCCACCCTATACCGCATGATTTTAGAAAACGACAGGCTAAAGTTCTATGACCTATCCTCTTTAAAATATTGCTGGAGCGGAGGGGATGTCCTTCCTTCTGAGGTTTATAACAGGTGGAAACAAAAATTTGGTCTCCCGATCCGTCAGATCTTCGGTTCAACGGAGGTTGGTTTCGTTGCAGTGAGTCCTATGGACAAGGAGCCTGTGCCTGGCAGTCTTGGTTTCCCATTGCCATCAAGACAGGTGAAGATTGTTGATCCGGATACACTGGAACCGGTTCCACCGAACATGGCAGGGGAACTGCTGGTTACCTCTGACTATATCCCGAAGGGTTACTGGAATAAGCCTGAAGAAACGGCAGAGGCTTACGTTGAGCTTGACGGCAAGATATGGTACCGGATGAAGGATTTTGTTCGGATGGACGATGAGGGACAGATTTATTATATGGATCGAAGTGCAGATGTCATAAAGCATAAGGGATTCAGGGTCTCTTGTTCAGAGATTGAGTCGGTTCTTCAGGACCATCCTGCTGTTGTTGGGGCATGCGTAATCGGTGTCCCCGATGAAAAGGTGGGGGAGCGTATCAAGGCAGTTGTAGTACTCAAACAGGATGCCAGAGGAGTGGGGGGAACCGACCTTACGAAATGGTGCCGGGACAGGTTGGCTGCATATAAAATCCCGAGTTACATTGAATTCAGGGATATGTTGCCAAAGTCCAAGGTAGGAAAACTTCT